Proteins from a genomic interval of Medicago truncatula cultivar Jemalong A17 chromosome 3, MtrunA17r5.0-ANR, whole genome shotgun sequence:
- the LOC112419799 gene encoding myb-like protein X isoform X13 — MSRCFPFPPPGYEKKSRTDDVDLLKKERRKEKKHKKEKKDKEKKESKENGEKEGRDGKHKDKKDKKEKSREKKKDKDKDKDNGKDKSKISAADGRGSPAQAQGLNAGNLHQKEIKQNDKKAFLFEDRLTKQHGSNNGEKARENNHLAEENKDSKFLMELDRRVRNNDGGAGTQLVQQSTTADCRKDEGTVRLVAKISGTGTWPDGKEKLQNKGVDAKKIDGRGIRAEARPIGNATVQNHAVDGKKIGTWPNGKEKFQDKGVDAKKIDGRGICTEARPIGNAAVQNHAGNCHPRPLEKNFDKTLEGRVEGTDRTKEEKDDKRRDKRKDDKRGDKRKEKDKEKKGHGKDKDRDKEKKKEEKAKQKIENRNGEQNKLKDSNKAGLVDPNSSTQVSKNSHENSIIGVNLKKRNEIDSNGVLHAHENSITGGNLKKRKEIDSNGVLHAHGNSIIGDNLKKRKEIDSNGVLHAHDSRPSMLPGPSSSHPFTENGRILEPCQISPINASDGPAAATNVKVENKDRKINGIIEVPTSVVSPNKIPTATVPANPVIKVPKPHPDTKYISQVYSVPKANEWSDFDDQEWLFGSNHSQERKPVVKSSEVVDTLQVWAEAVHIEPADVFALPYVIPY; from the exons GAAAGGcgcaaagaaaaaaaacataaaaaagagaaaaaggacAAAGAGAAGAAGGAAAGTAAGGAAAATGGGGAAAAGGAAGGAAGGGATGGAAAACATAAGgataaaaaggacaaaaaagaaaaaagcagagaaaaaaagaaagataaagataaGGACAAGGACAACggtaaagataaaagtaaaatcaGTGCTGCAGACGGGAGAGGATCTCCAGCACAAGCTCAGGGTCTTAATGCTGGTAACCTACATCAAAAggaaatcaaacaaaatgataagaaagctttcTTGTTTGAAGATAGACTTACCAAACAGCATGGCAGTAACAATGGAGAGAAGGCCAGAGAGAATAATCATCTGGCGGAGGAGAACAAGGACTCTAAATTCCTCATGGAGTTGGACAGGAGGGTTAGGAACAATGATGGAGGAGCTGGGACTCAATTGGTTCAACAATCTACAACTGCAGACTGTAGAAAGGATGAAGGGACTGTTAGGCTGGTTGCTAAAATTAGTGGCACCGGCACCTGGCCTGATGGTAAGGAGAAGCTCCAGAATAAGGGTGTTGATGCTAAAAAGATTGATGGGAGAGGAATCCGTGCCGAGGCCCGGCCAATTGGAAATGCAACAGTTCAGAATCATGCTGTTGATGGTAAAAAGATTGGCACCTGGCCTAATGGTAAGGAGAAGTTCCAGGATAAGGGCGTTGATGCTAAAAAGATTGATGGGAGAGGAATCTGTACAGAGGCCCGACCAATTGGAAATGCAGCAGTTCAGAATCATGCTGGGAACTGTCATCCTAGACCTTTGGAGAAGAATTTTGACAAAACTTTGGAAGGAAGAGTTGAAGGAACAGACAGGACTaaggaagaaaaagatgatAAACGACGAGATAAAAGGAAAGATGATAAACGGGGagataaaaggaaagaaaaagataagGAGAAAAAAGGGCATGGGAAGGACAAAGACAgggataaagagaaaaaaaaggagGAGAAAGCGAAacagaaaatagaaaatagaaatggCGAGCAGAATAAATTAAAAGACAGCAACAAAGCTGGTCTAGTAGACCCAAATTCTTCTACACAGGTATCCAAGAACAGCCATGAGAATTCTATCATTGGGGTAAATCTCAAGAAACGGAATGAAATTGATTCGAATGGAGTTCTACATG CCCATGAGAATTCTATCACTGGGGGAAATCTCAAGAAACGGAAGGAAATTGATTCTAATGGAGTTCTACATG CTCATGGGAATTCTATCATTGGGGACAATCTCAAGAAACGGAAGGAAATTGATTCTAATGGAGTTCTACATG CCCATGACAGTAGGCCCAGTATGTTGCCAGGACCCTCTTCCTCTCATCCTTTCACTGAAAATGGAAGGATATTGGAACCTTGCCAAATTTCCCCTATAAATGCTTCAGATGGGCCTGCAGCCGCCACTAATGTTAAGGTAGAAAACAAGGATCGCAAGATAAATGGTATCATTGAAGTTCCAACATCTGTGGTTTCCCCAAACAAGATTCCCACTGCCACAGTGCCAGCTAATCCCGTGATTAAAGTACCCAAACCACATCCAGATACCAAGTACATAAGTCAGGTATATTCCGTGCCAAAAGCAAATGAGTGGTCTGATTTTGATGACCAAGAGTGGCTGTTTGGCAGCAATCATTCCCAAGAAAGAAAACCTGTGGTGAAGTCTTCAGAGGTTGTGGATACACTGCAGGTATGGGCAGAAGCTGTTCATATAGAACCTGCTGATGTTTTTGCTCTGCCATATGTCATTCCGTATTGA
- the LOC112419799 gene encoding myb-like protein X isoform X4 produces the protein MSRCFPFPPPGYEKKSRTDDVDLLKKERRKEKKHKKEKKDKEKKESKENGEKEGRDGKHKDKKDKKEKSREKKKDKDKDKDNGKDKSKISAADGRGSPAQAQGLNAGNLHQKEIKQNDKKAFLFEDRLTKQHGSNNGEKARENNHLAEENKDSKFLMELDRRVRNNDGGAGTQLVQQSTTADCRKDEGTVRLVAKISGTGTWPDGKEKLQNKGVDAKKIDGRGIRAEARPIGNATVQNHAVDGKKIGTWPNGKEKFQDKGVDAKKIDGRGICTEARPIGNAAVQNHAGNCHPRPLEKNFDKTLEGRVEGTDRTKEEKDDKRRDKRKDDKRGDKRKEKDKEKKGHGKDKDRDKEKKKEEKAKQKIENRNGEQNKLKDSNKAGLVDPNSSTQVSKNSHENSIIGVNLKKRNEIDSNGVLHAHENSITGGNLKKRKEIDSNGVLHAHENSITGGNLKKRKEIDSNGVLHAHENSIIGDNLKKQKEIESNGVLHANENSIIGDNLTKRKEINSNGVLHAHGNSIIGDNLKKRKEIDSNGVLHAHDSRPSMLPGPSSSHPFTENGRILEPCQISPINASDGPAAATNVKVENKDRKINGIIEVPTSVVSPNKIPTATVPANPVIKVPKPHPDTKYISQVYSVPKANEWSDFDDQEWLFGSNHSQERKPVVKSSEVVDTLQVWAEAVHIEPADVFALPYVIPY, from the exons GAAAGGcgcaaagaaaaaaaacataaaaaagagaaaaaggacAAAGAGAAGAAGGAAAGTAAGGAAAATGGGGAAAAGGAAGGAAGGGATGGAAAACATAAGgataaaaaggacaaaaaagaaaaaagcagagaaaaaaagaaagataaagataaGGACAAGGACAACggtaaagataaaagtaaaatcaGTGCTGCAGACGGGAGAGGATCTCCAGCACAAGCTCAGGGTCTTAATGCTGGTAACCTACATCAAAAggaaatcaaacaaaatgataagaaagctttcTTGTTTGAAGATAGACTTACCAAACAGCATGGCAGTAACAATGGAGAGAAGGCCAGAGAGAATAATCATCTGGCGGAGGAGAACAAGGACTCTAAATTCCTCATGGAGTTGGACAGGAGGGTTAGGAACAATGATGGAGGAGCTGGGACTCAATTGGTTCAACAATCTACAACTGCAGACTGTAGAAAGGATGAAGGGACTGTTAGGCTGGTTGCTAAAATTAGTGGCACCGGCACCTGGCCTGATGGTAAGGAGAAGCTCCAGAATAAGGGTGTTGATGCTAAAAAGATTGATGGGAGAGGAATCCGTGCCGAGGCCCGGCCAATTGGAAATGCAACAGTTCAGAATCATGCTGTTGATGGTAAAAAGATTGGCACCTGGCCTAATGGTAAGGAGAAGTTCCAGGATAAGGGCGTTGATGCTAAAAAGATTGATGGGAGAGGAATCTGTACAGAGGCCCGACCAATTGGAAATGCAGCAGTTCAGAATCATGCTGGGAACTGTCATCCTAGACCTTTGGAGAAGAATTTTGACAAAACTTTGGAAGGAAGAGTTGAAGGAACAGACAGGACTaaggaagaaaaagatgatAAACGACGAGATAAAAGGAAAGATGATAAACGGGGagataaaaggaaagaaaaagataagGAGAAAAAAGGGCATGGGAAGGACAAAGACAgggataaagagaaaaaaaaggagGAGAAAGCGAAacagaaaatagaaaatagaaatggCGAGCAGAATAAATTAAAAGACAGCAACAAAGCTGGTCTAGTAGACCCAAATTCTTCTACACAGGTATCCAAGAACAGCCATGAGAATTCTATCATTGGGGTAAATCTCAAGAAACGGAATGAAATTGATTCGAATGGAGTTCTACATG CTCATGAGAATTCTATCACTGGGGGAAATCTCAAGAAACGGAAGGAAATTGATTCTAATGGAGTTCTACATG CCCATGAGAATTCTATCACTGGGGGAAATCTCAAGAAACGGAAGGAAATTGATTCTAATGGAGTTCTACATG CCCATGAGAATTCTATCATTGGGGACAATCTCAAGAAACAGAAGGAAATTGAATCTAATGGAGTTCTACATG CCAATGAAAATTCTATCATTGGTGACAATCTCACGAAACGGAAAGAAATTAATTCTAATGGAGTTCTACATG CTCATGGGAATTCTATCATTGGGGACAATCTCAAGAAACGGAAGGAAATTGATTCTAATGGAGTTCTACATG CCCATGACAGTAGGCCCAGTATGTTGCCAGGACCCTCTTCCTCTCATCCTTTCACTGAAAATGGAAGGATATTGGAACCTTGCCAAATTTCCCCTATAAATGCTTCAGATGGGCCTGCAGCCGCCACTAATGTTAAGGTAGAAAACAAGGATCGCAAGATAAATGGTATCATTGAAGTTCCAACATCTGTGGTTTCCCCAAACAAGATTCCCACTGCCACAGTGCCAGCTAATCCCGTGATTAAAGTACCCAAACCACATCCAGATACCAAGTACATAAGTCAGGTATATTCCGTGCCAAAAGCAAATGAGTGGTCTGATTTTGATGACCAAGAGTGGCTGTTTGGCAGCAATCATTCCCAAGAAAGAAAACCTGTGGTGAAGTCTTCAGAGGTTGTGGATACACTGCAGGTATGGGCAGAAGCTGTTCATATAGAACCTGCTGATGTTTTTGCTCTGCCATATGTCATTCCGTATTGA
- the LOC112419799 gene encoding myb-like protein X isoform X3, with protein MSRCFPFPPPGYEKKSRTDDVDLLKKERRKEKKHKKEKKDKEKKESKENGEKEGRDGKHKDKKDKKEKSREKKKDKDKDKDNGKDKSKISAADGRGSPAQAQGLNAGNLHQKEIKQNDKKAFLFEDRLTKQHGSNNGEKARENNHLAEENKDSKFLMELDRRVRNNDGGAGTQLVQQSTTADCRKDEGTVRLVAKISGTGTWPDGKEKLQNKGVDAKKIDGRGIRAEARPIGNATVQNHAVDGKKIGTWPNGKEKFQDKGVDAKKIDGRGICTEARPIGNAAVQNHAGNCHPRPLEKNFDKTLEGRVEGTDRTKEEKDDKRRDKRKDDKRGDKRKEKDKEKKGHGKDKDRDKEKKKEEKAKQKIENRNGEQNKLKDSNKAGLVDPNSSTQVSKNSHENSIIGVNLKKRNEIDSNGVLHAHENSITRGNLKKWKEIDSNGVLHAHENSITGGNLKKRKEIDSNGVLHAHENSIIGDNLKKQKEIESNGVLHANENSIIGDNLTKRKEINSNGVLHAHGNSIIGDNLKKRKEIDSNGVLHAHDSRPSMLPGPSSSHPFTENGRILEPCQISPINASDGPAAATNVKVENKDRKINGIIEVPTSVVSPNKIPTATVPANPVIKVPKPHPDTKYISQVYSVPKANEWSDFDDQEWLFGSNHSQERKPVVKSSEVVDTLQVWAEAVHIEPADVFALPYVIPY; from the exons GAAAGGcgcaaagaaaaaaaacataaaaaagagaaaaaggacAAAGAGAAGAAGGAAAGTAAGGAAAATGGGGAAAAGGAAGGAAGGGATGGAAAACATAAGgataaaaaggacaaaaaagaaaaaagcagagaaaaaaagaaagataaagataaGGACAAGGACAACggtaaagataaaagtaaaatcaGTGCTGCAGACGGGAGAGGATCTCCAGCACAAGCTCAGGGTCTTAATGCTGGTAACCTACATCAAAAggaaatcaaacaaaatgataagaaagctttcTTGTTTGAAGATAGACTTACCAAACAGCATGGCAGTAACAATGGAGAGAAGGCCAGAGAGAATAATCATCTGGCGGAGGAGAACAAGGACTCTAAATTCCTCATGGAGTTGGACAGGAGGGTTAGGAACAATGATGGAGGAGCTGGGACTCAATTGGTTCAACAATCTACAACTGCAGACTGTAGAAAGGATGAAGGGACTGTTAGGCTGGTTGCTAAAATTAGTGGCACCGGCACCTGGCCTGATGGTAAGGAGAAGCTCCAGAATAAGGGTGTTGATGCTAAAAAGATTGATGGGAGAGGAATCCGTGCCGAGGCCCGGCCAATTGGAAATGCAACAGTTCAGAATCATGCTGTTGATGGTAAAAAGATTGGCACCTGGCCTAATGGTAAGGAGAAGTTCCAGGATAAGGGCGTTGATGCTAAAAAGATTGATGGGAGAGGAATCTGTACAGAGGCCCGACCAATTGGAAATGCAGCAGTTCAGAATCATGCTGGGAACTGTCATCCTAGACCTTTGGAGAAGAATTTTGACAAAACTTTGGAAGGAAGAGTTGAAGGAACAGACAGGACTaaggaagaaaaagatgatAAACGACGAGATAAAAGGAAAGATGATAAACGGGGagataaaaggaaagaaaaagataagGAGAAAAAAGGGCATGGGAAGGACAAAGACAgggataaagagaaaaaaaaggagGAGAAAGCGAAacagaaaatagaaaatagaaatggCGAGCAGAATAAATTAAAAGACAGCAACAAAGCTGGTCTAGTAGACCCAAATTCTTCTACACAGGTATCCAAGAACAGCCATGAGAATTCTATCATTGGGGTAAATCTCAAGAAACGGAATGAAATTGATTCGAATGGAGTTCTACATG CCCATGAGAATTCTATCACCAGGGGAAATCTCAAGAAATGGAAGGAAATTGATTCTAATGGAGTTCTACATG CCCATGAGAATTCTATCACTGGGGGAAATCTCAAGAAACGGAAGGAAATTGATTCTAATGGAGTTCTACATG CCCATGAGAATTCTATCATTGGGGACAATCTCAAGAAACAGAAGGAAATTGAATCTAATGGAGTTCTACATG CCAATGAAAATTCTATCATTGGTGACAATCTCACGAAACGGAAAGAAATTAATTCTAATGGAGTTCTACATG CTCATGGGAATTCTATCATTGGGGACAATCTCAAGAAACGGAAGGAAATTGATTCTAATGGAGTTCTACATG CCCATGACAGTAGGCCCAGTATGTTGCCAGGACCCTCTTCCTCTCATCCTTTCACTGAAAATGGAAGGATATTGGAACCTTGCCAAATTTCCCCTATAAATGCTTCAGATGGGCCTGCAGCCGCCACTAATGTTAAGGTAGAAAACAAGGATCGCAAGATAAATGGTATCATTGAAGTTCCAACATCTGTGGTTTCCCCAAACAAGATTCCCACTGCCACAGTGCCAGCTAATCCCGTGATTAAAGTACCCAAACCACATCCAGATACCAAGTACATAAGTCAGGTATATTCCGTGCCAAAAGCAAATGAGTGGTCTGATTTTGATGACCAAGAGTGGCTGTTTGGCAGCAATCATTCCCAAGAAAGAAAACCTGTGGTGAAGTCTTCAGAGGTTGTGGATACACTGCAGGTATGGGCAGAAGCTGTTCATATAGAACCTGCTGATGTTTTTGCTCTGCCATATGTCATTCCGTATTGA
- the LOC112419799 gene encoding myb-like protein X isoform X6 translates to MSRCFPFPPPGYEKKSRTDDVDLLKKERRKEKKHKKEKKDKEKKESKENGEKEGRDGKHKDKKDKKEKSREKKKDKDKDKDNGKDKSKISAADGRGSPAQAQGLNAGNLHQKEIKQNDKKAFLFEDRLTKQHGSNNGEKARENNHLAEENKDSKFLMELDRRVRNNDGGAGTQLVQQSTTADCRKDEGTVRLVAKISGTGTWPDGKEKLQNKGVDAKKIDGRGIRAEARPIGNATVQNHAVDGKKIGTWPNGKEKFQDKGVDAKKIDGRGICTEARPIGNAAVQNHAGNCHPRPLEKNFDKTLEGRVEGTDRTKEEKDDKRRDKRKDDKRGDKRKEKDKEKKGHGKDKDRDKEKKKEEKAKQKIENRNGEQNKLKDSNKAGLVDPNSSTQVSKNSHENSIIGVNLKKRNEIDSNGVLHAHENSITRGNLKKWKEIDSNGVLHAHENSITGGNLKKRKEIDSNGVLHAHENSITGGNLKKRKEIDSNGVLHAHGNSIIGDNLKKRKEIDSNGVLHAHDSRPSMLPGPSSSHPFTENGRILEPCQISPINASDGPAAATNVKVENKDRKINGIIEVPTSVVSPNKIPTATVPANPVIKVPKPHPDTKYISQVYSVPKANEWSDFDDQEWLFGSNHSQERKPVVKSSEVVDTLQVWAEAVHIEPADVFALPYVIPY, encoded by the exons GAAAGGcgcaaagaaaaaaaacataaaaaagagaaaaaggacAAAGAGAAGAAGGAAAGTAAGGAAAATGGGGAAAAGGAAGGAAGGGATGGAAAACATAAGgataaaaaggacaaaaaagaaaaaagcagagaaaaaaagaaagataaagataaGGACAAGGACAACggtaaagataaaagtaaaatcaGTGCTGCAGACGGGAGAGGATCTCCAGCACAAGCTCAGGGTCTTAATGCTGGTAACCTACATCAAAAggaaatcaaacaaaatgataagaaagctttcTTGTTTGAAGATAGACTTACCAAACAGCATGGCAGTAACAATGGAGAGAAGGCCAGAGAGAATAATCATCTGGCGGAGGAGAACAAGGACTCTAAATTCCTCATGGAGTTGGACAGGAGGGTTAGGAACAATGATGGAGGAGCTGGGACTCAATTGGTTCAACAATCTACAACTGCAGACTGTAGAAAGGATGAAGGGACTGTTAGGCTGGTTGCTAAAATTAGTGGCACCGGCACCTGGCCTGATGGTAAGGAGAAGCTCCAGAATAAGGGTGTTGATGCTAAAAAGATTGATGGGAGAGGAATCCGTGCCGAGGCCCGGCCAATTGGAAATGCAACAGTTCAGAATCATGCTGTTGATGGTAAAAAGATTGGCACCTGGCCTAATGGTAAGGAGAAGTTCCAGGATAAGGGCGTTGATGCTAAAAAGATTGATGGGAGAGGAATCTGTACAGAGGCCCGACCAATTGGAAATGCAGCAGTTCAGAATCATGCTGGGAACTGTCATCCTAGACCTTTGGAGAAGAATTTTGACAAAACTTTGGAAGGAAGAGTTGAAGGAACAGACAGGACTaaggaagaaaaagatgatAAACGACGAGATAAAAGGAAAGATGATAAACGGGGagataaaaggaaagaaaaagataagGAGAAAAAAGGGCATGGGAAGGACAAAGACAgggataaagagaaaaaaaaggagGAGAAAGCGAAacagaaaatagaaaatagaaatggCGAGCAGAATAAATTAAAAGACAGCAACAAAGCTGGTCTAGTAGACCCAAATTCTTCTACACAGGTATCCAAGAACAGCCATGAGAATTCTATCATTGGGGTAAATCTCAAGAAACGGAATGAAATTGATTCGAATGGAGTTCTACATG CCCATGAGAATTCTATCACCAGGGGAAATCTCAAGAAATGGAAGGAAATTGATTCTAATGGAGTTCTACATG CTCATGAGAATTCTATCACTGGGGGAAATCTCAAGAAACGGAAGGAAATTGATTCTAATGGAGTTCTACATG CCCATGAGAATTCTATCACTGGGGGAAATCTCAAGAAACGGAAGGAAATTGATTCTAATGGAGTTCTACATG CTCATGGGAATTCTATCATTGGGGACAATCTCAAGAAACGGAAGGAAATTGATTCTAATGGAGTTCTACATG CCCATGACAGTAGGCCCAGTATGTTGCCAGGACCCTCTTCCTCTCATCCTTTCACTGAAAATGGAAGGATATTGGAACCTTGCCAAATTTCCCCTATAAATGCTTCAGATGGGCCTGCAGCCGCCACTAATGTTAAGGTAGAAAACAAGGATCGCAAGATAAATGGTATCATTGAAGTTCCAACATCTGTGGTTTCCCCAAACAAGATTCCCACTGCCACAGTGCCAGCTAATCCCGTGATTAAAGTACCCAAACCACATCCAGATACCAAGTACATAAGTCAGGTATATTCCGTGCCAAAAGCAAATGAGTGGTCTGATTTTGATGACCAAGAGTGGCTGTTTGGCAGCAATCATTCCCAAGAAAGAAAACCTGTGGTGAAGTCTTCAGAGGTTGTGGATACACTGCAGGTATGGGCAGAAGCTGTTCATATAGAACCTGCTGATGTTTTTGCTCTGCCATATGTCATTCCGTATTGA
- the LOC112419799 gene encoding myb-like protein X isoform X12 has product MSRCFPFPPPGYEKKSRTDDVDLLKKERRKEKKHKKEKKDKEKKESKENGEKEGRDGKHKDKKDKKEKSREKKKDKDKDKDNGKDKSKISAADGRGSPAQAQGLNAGNLHQKEIKQNDKKAFLFEDRLTKQHGSNNGEKARENNHLAEENKDSKFLMELDRRVRNNDGGAGTQLVQQSTTADCRKDEGTVRLVAKISGTGTWPDGKEKLQNKGVDAKKIDGRGIRAEARPIGNATVQNHAVDGKKIGTWPNGKEKFQDKGVDAKKIDGRGICTEARPIGNAAVQNHAGNCHPRPLEKNFDKTLEGRVEGTDRTKEEKDDKRRDKRKDDKRGDKRKEKDKEKKGHGKDKDRDKEKKKEEKAKQKIENRNGEQNKLKDSNKAGLVDPNSSTQVSKNSHENSIIGVNLKKRNEIDSNGVLHAHENSITRGNLKKWKEIDSNGVLHAHGNSIIGDNLKKRKEIDSNGVLHAHDSRPSMLPGPSSSHPFTENGRILEPCQISPINASDGPAAATNVKVENKDRKINGIIEVPTSVVSPNKIPTATVPANPVIKVPKPHPDTKYISQVYSVPKANEWSDFDDQEWLFGSNHSQERKPVVKSSEVVDTLQVWAEAVHIEPADVFALPYVIPY; this is encoded by the exons GAAAGGcgcaaagaaaaaaaacataaaaaagagaaaaaggacAAAGAGAAGAAGGAAAGTAAGGAAAATGGGGAAAAGGAAGGAAGGGATGGAAAACATAAGgataaaaaggacaaaaaagaaaaaagcagagaaaaaaagaaagataaagataaGGACAAGGACAACggtaaagataaaagtaaaatcaGTGCTGCAGACGGGAGAGGATCTCCAGCACAAGCTCAGGGTCTTAATGCTGGTAACCTACATCAAAAggaaatcaaacaaaatgataagaaagctttcTTGTTTGAAGATAGACTTACCAAACAGCATGGCAGTAACAATGGAGAGAAGGCCAGAGAGAATAATCATCTGGCGGAGGAGAACAAGGACTCTAAATTCCTCATGGAGTTGGACAGGAGGGTTAGGAACAATGATGGAGGAGCTGGGACTCAATTGGTTCAACAATCTACAACTGCAGACTGTAGAAAGGATGAAGGGACTGTTAGGCTGGTTGCTAAAATTAGTGGCACCGGCACCTGGCCTGATGGTAAGGAGAAGCTCCAGAATAAGGGTGTTGATGCTAAAAAGATTGATGGGAGAGGAATCCGTGCCGAGGCCCGGCCAATTGGAAATGCAACAGTTCAGAATCATGCTGTTGATGGTAAAAAGATTGGCACCTGGCCTAATGGTAAGGAGAAGTTCCAGGATAAGGGCGTTGATGCTAAAAAGATTGATGGGAGAGGAATCTGTACAGAGGCCCGACCAATTGGAAATGCAGCAGTTCAGAATCATGCTGGGAACTGTCATCCTAGACCTTTGGAGAAGAATTTTGACAAAACTTTGGAAGGAAGAGTTGAAGGAACAGACAGGACTaaggaagaaaaagatgatAAACGACGAGATAAAAGGAAAGATGATAAACGGGGagataaaaggaaagaaaaagataagGAGAAAAAAGGGCATGGGAAGGACAAAGACAgggataaagagaaaaaaaaggagGAGAAAGCGAAacagaaaatagaaaatagaaatggCGAGCAGAATAAATTAAAAGACAGCAACAAAGCTGGTCTAGTAGACCCAAATTCTTCTACACAGGTATCCAAGAACAGCCATGAGAATTCTATCATTGGGGTAAATCTCAAGAAACGGAATGAAATTGATTCGAATGGAGTTCTACATG CCCATGAGAATTCTATCACCAGGGGAAATCTCAAGAAATGGAAGGAAATTGATTCTAATGGAGTTCTACATG CTCATGGGAATTCTATCATTGGGGACAATCTCAAGAAACGGAAGGAAATTGATTCTAATGGAGTTCTACATG CCCATGACAGTAGGCCCAGTATGTTGCCAGGACCCTCTTCCTCTCATCCTTTCACTGAAAATGGAAGGATATTGGAACCTTGCCAAATTTCCCCTATAAATGCTTCAGATGGGCCTGCAGCCGCCACTAATGTTAAGGTAGAAAACAAGGATCGCAAGATAAATGGTATCATTGAAGTTCCAACATCTGTGGTTTCCCCAAACAAGATTCCCACTGCCACAGTGCCAGCTAATCCCGTGATTAAAGTACCCAAACCACATCCAGATACCAAGTACATAAGTCAGGTATATTCCGTGCCAAAAGCAAATGAGTGGTCTGATTTTGATGACCAAGAGTGGCTGTTTGGCAGCAATCATTCCCAAGAAAGAAAACCTGTGGTGAAGTCTTCAGAGGTTGTGGATACACTGCAGGTATGGGCAGAAGCTGTTCATATAGAACCTGCTGATGTTTTTGCTCTGCCATATGTCATTCCGTATTGA